A window from Chryseobacterium vaccae encodes these proteins:
- a CDS encoding transposase, which translates to MNYKNIHIGQMVKKRVAENGIEMSRICNFFRCTEKEIKEMYLQKDLNTRFLLRWSKLLEYDFFRLYSQHLILYAPPAAENADKTPVKSALPQFRKNIYTKEVINFIIEQIEMGKMTNKQIMERYRIPRTTLSKWITKYKAEPENPIH; encoded by the coding sequence ATGAATTATAAAAACATTCACATCGGACAGATGGTGAAGAAACGGGTTGCAGAAAACGGGATAGAAATGTCCCGGATCTGTAACTTCTTCAGATGCACAGAAAAGGAAATAAAAGAAATGTACCTGCAGAAAGATTTGAATACCCGGTTCCTTCTGAGGTGGAGCAAACTGCTGGAGTACGACTTTTTCAGATTATACAGCCAGCATTTGATTTTATATGCTCCTCCTGCAGCAGAGAACGCTGATAAAACCCCGGTAAAATCTGCTTTGCCTCAGTTCCGTAAAAATATTTATACCAAAGAGGTCATTAATTTTATCATAGAGCAGATTGAGATGGGAAAAATGACCAATAAACAGATTATGGAAAGGTACAGGATTCCAAGGACAACCTTAAGCAAATGGATCACCAAATATAAAGCTGAGCCGGAAAACCCAATTCATTGA
- a CDS encoding T9SS type B sorting domain-containing protein, translated as MKRVLFIFMLLFSLSIQAQRDTDHWFAPMAGSLVNGSPKQALYLSTDSTVPFPVTIYNNNAVIGTVTISKGNPQTFDVPLNLMLGQNPADAMSVKTRGLYLHGDLPFFATYRFSEINHGEILTSKGKAGIGTKFYAVYAPLTNNTNTLNFTCGVLATEDNTQVKVSGYNMTTWFINNFNGLTQPTITITLNKGQSYIFSGSATRPGNKDGFIGARIEATKPVSVTNGNFRGQFGLIPPYNGEDIIMDQSVPVERLGNEFVLIKGMGNLLPEIEGAIIVATENDTKVWLNGNPTPVATLNEGGYYRVKASGYVVNGPSHLNMYIKTSKNVYTYQLLSGTADNDATEGFNYIPPLNCFLPKIIDEIGKIDEFPYGAVFNPPLFVKLNILTQAGANVTVNGVGTTAAQGPFPVTGTTDWVSYTIPNIAGNVTVNSTKAVTAGIAGGSGNLGYGGYFAGFSSVPVITKASGDCAPGIVLQAESGFTHYQWNLNGNPIPGANANTFSPTQGGNYTVSITNENCVYTTYPYKVYSCLANTVKPLNACGAGMPTQITPTFSNSTQTPVPGSVQIITPPANGTLTIDPATGILTYTANTGTTTDTFTYKFCGNDPEFTDCEQVKVNVTVQPLVLTDTTVSACNINGSGIFDLTSANVGGPATAIKKYYPTLADLNAGTAEIIPANAYAATLPATVYVKVTTVEGCTANAKITLQYYRGPDVIDAVLSGCSVPNQPSQGTFNLTTAIVTSTNPVTKKYYPTLNDAINGTSEITTPNPYISPNATVYVKITTVNGCSDYAKITLNVIPPKPSALLVDQYICPLALTKLDAGPGYTSYLWSTGATTQAIQNVPVGDYWVILTSDGCQTKQTVRVVAVPSPRIKRVDVKNNTATITVEGGEPPYLYSRDGILWQDSNVFTDLPRGRNTFYVKDSFNCDPVQIQITVPNLVNAITPNSDGINDDLDYSELSYLKDLKFNVFNRYGQLIFSSEKNNSLKWNGTIGGTPVSSGTYWYEITWTEPETKTPVAYSGWILVKNRN; from the coding sequence ATGAAAAGGGTCTTATTTATTTTTATGCTGCTATTCTCTCTTTCCATTCAGGCACAGAGAGATACGGATCATTGGTTTGCCCCTATGGCCGGAAGTCTTGTGAACGGAAGCCCCAAGCAGGCTTTATATTTATCTACAGACAGTACTGTTCCTTTTCCTGTTACCATTTACAATAATAACGCGGTAATAGGAACCGTTACGATCAGTAAAGGAAATCCTCAGACATTTGATGTTCCTCTCAATCTCATGTTAGGACAAAATCCGGCTGATGCCATGAGTGTAAAAACCAGAGGACTTTATCTTCACGGTGATCTTCCGTTTTTTGCCACCTACAGATTTTCAGAAATTAATCATGGTGAAATCTTGACGTCAAAAGGTAAAGCCGGAATCGGGACAAAATTTTATGCGGTGTATGCTCCGCTGACGAATAATACCAATACCCTGAATTTTACCTGTGGTGTTCTGGCTACTGAAGACAATACACAGGTTAAAGTTTCAGGATACAATATGACCACCTGGTTCATTAATAATTTCAACGGGCTTACACAACCTACGATCACCATTACCCTGAACAAAGGGCAATCTTACATATTTTCAGGATCTGCCACCAGACCCGGAAATAAGGACGGATTTATCGGGGCCAGAATAGAAGCTACAAAACCGGTTTCCGTAACCAATGGAAATTTCCGCGGCCAGTTCGGGCTTATTCCACCTTATAACGGAGAGGACATTATCATGGATCAGTCGGTTCCTGTGGAACGTCTTGGAAATGAATTTGTCCTGATCAAAGGAATGGGGAATCTTCTTCCTGAAATTGAAGGAGCTATTATTGTAGCCACCGAAAATGATACCAAAGTCTGGCTGAATGGTAATCCTACCCCTGTTGCCACATTAAACGAAGGGGGTTATTATCGTGTAAAAGCTTCCGGTTATGTGGTAAACGGACCTTCTCATCTCAATATGTATATCAAAACAAGTAAAAATGTGTATACCTATCAGCTTTTATCCGGTACTGCAGATAATGATGCTACGGAAGGATTTAATTATATCCCGCCTTTAAACTGTTTTTTACCTAAAATCATTGATGAAATCGGGAAAATAGACGAATTCCCTTATGGAGCTGTTTTTAATCCACCGCTTTTTGTAAAGCTTAATATTCTTACCCAGGCAGGAGCCAATGTAACCGTAAACGGTGTGGGAACTACTGCTGCACAGGGACCTTTTCCTGTGACAGGAACAACTGATTGGGTTTCCTATACCATTCCCAATATTGCAGGAAATGTCACGGTAAATTCCACTAAAGCAGTTACTGCCGGAATTGCCGGAGGAAGCGGAAACTTAGGTTACGGAGGTTATTTTGCAGGATTCAGTTCCGTTCCGGTAATCACTAAAGCTTCCGGGGATTGCGCCCCGGGAATTGTTTTACAGGCTGAAAGCGGCTTTACCCATTACCAGTGGAACCTTAACGGAAATCCTATTCCGGGAGCCAATGCCAATACTTTTAGCCCTACGCAAGGCGGAAACTATACAGTGTCTATCACTAATGAAAATTGTGTGTACACTACTTATCCATATAAAGTATATTCCTGTCTGGCAAACACGGTAAAACCGCTTAATGCCTGTGGTGCCGGAATGCCTACACAGATTACTCCAACATTCAGCAACTCAACACAGACCCCGGTTCCGGGAAGTGTACAGATTATAACGCCTCCTGCCAACGGTACTTTAACCATAGATCCTGCTACAGGTATCTTGACTTATACAGCCAATACAGGAACAACAACAGATACCTTCACGTATAAATTCTGTGGAAATGATCCGGAATTTACAGATTGCGAACAGGTAAAAGTGAATGTTACCGTACAGCCTCTGGTTCTTACAGATACTACGGTAAGTGCATGTAATATTAACGGATCCGGGATTTTTGATCTTACTTCGGCTAATGTGGGCGGACCTGCTACAGCCATTAAAAAATATTACCCTACACTGGCAGACCTGAATGCAGGAACCGCAGAGATTATTCCGGCGAATGCCTATGCGGCTACATTACCTGCCACGGTTTATGTGAAAGTGACTACAGTAGAGGGATGTACGGCTAATGCAAAGATTACCCTTCAGTATTATCGTGGTCCGGATGTTATAGATGCGGTGCTTTCCGGGTGTTCTGTTCCCAATCAGCCAAGTCAGGGGACTTTTAACCTGACAACAGCAATTGTTACTTCTACCAATCCCGTTACGAAAAAATATTATCCGACCCTTAATGACGCGATTAACGGAACCAGCGAGATCACAACTCCCAATCCTTATATTTCTCCAAATGCAACAGTATACGTAAAGATCACCACAGTGAACGGTTGTTCTGATTATGCTAAAATAACCCTGAACGTTATCCCGCCAAAACCATCAGCTCTTTTAGTGGATCAGTACATCTGTCCTCTGGCGCTTACCAAGTTAGATGCAGGACCTGGCTATACTTCCTATTTATGGAGTACGGGAGCTACTACACAAGCCATTCAGAATGTGCCGGTGGGAGATTATTGGGTAATTCTTACATCAGATGGCTGCCAGACGAAGCAGACGGTGAGAGTGGTTGCTGTTCCGAGCCCGAGAATTAAGCGGGTTGATGTTAAAAACAATACAGCAACCATTACAGTAGAAGGAGGAGAGCCACCTTATCTGTATTCCAGAGATGGAATTCTATGGCAGGATTCCAATGTATTTACCGATCTTCCACGGGGACGAAATACATTCTATGTAAAAGATTCATTCAACTGCGATCCGGTACAGATACAGATTACAGTACCTAATCTTGTGAACGCAATCACTCCGAACAGCGACGGAATTAATGATGATCTGGACTACAGTGAACTGAGCTACCTGAAAGATTTGAAATTCAATGTATTCAACAGATATGGACAGCTTATATTTTCTTCGGAAAAAAATAACAGCCTGAAATGGAATGGTACCATTGGCGGAACTCCCGTGAGCAGCGGAACCTACTGGTACGAAATCACCTGGACCGAACCGGAGACTAAGACCCCTGTAGCTTATTCGGGATGGATCCTTGTGAAAAATAGAAATTAG
- a CDS encoding RCC1 domain-containing protein, which produces MKKSRFFNLFVPILLFFSAYLSGQNITLLGKTSVTAKGSGATGNPVALNWNIPAGKNRVMIITYWFERDHRAGADGSNYPSGNSGFDYIPPTIGGVSMAGKNATLTYFRNDAVTATAANAHFSTIMHRYVFTETQGLPTGITAIAFPDINTPKNAGDEVAVHIEVYGNVSDANTYTATGGNFWGSGNTNTTTYSYSGIPTATQTGRSNSDIMYLAFAGMTKDETYTVSPSSWINTTDVSVTNTEGNGGFTATNAPQNEPDGIRSSTWYFTGSTAAPSMTLTRASNNRIATVRLNFLSLLPLAKPSVTGTVYKDTDGYTNINGTVTNAGGLYVNAVGSDGRLVYSASVNTSGVFTIPAGYVTEGSTYTLQLSKNTGTIGAVAPLQELPEGWLTVGEATSSTGNDGTPDGRIVLSVGYNAITGLRYGINDAAVCFSSSSYSNSGWKAVVYDAPAGIDGWTQVSGSNSFPTSSYAQIATFDYNVNANTNNAFTVNFQTGTIGLTPSNPQISNYVGTRIPYSTNEDYAVIFNKTIKSGEEGLYKFDLTYGDDHIFIYKNGVKINQQKDAFNVVPVNNFATLRLNIGDVISILMVEEWVYNTAVTMAATRFTVPPVQNISNICPDNFVNLNTAFTGTVPSGGALVWFTNSSHAGTPLNSAQVQYAGAGTYYAFYYNSSTGCYSLASNPVTVTINSCPVVNNCITGDCNSNTFLNTSNPDTIEYDNFISGFHSSTIKKADGTYMIWGQNAQPGSAGGNITSPLAINPVNGFNYTGKILKTTIGTKGVSGSDADQYALLSEDGLYVWGGPNVLVNSAVKSDRIFGKITNATVGNANTYGLPSGVTPTDVKMLFGSYATLAITTCTGEAYVLSWTGAKNGDGTDDTGANSSSWHRVMLNSSTTLNGVVAMRGTRTAMMALTRSGKLYTWGSKSYLGNGTDKADRVYATEMTLPSGVIPKMIGMTLYKNTPTDNSSTVLENSYYLLSTAGKLYSLGNNTYKQLGTFDAVEKKSWVSVKSTSASVDLANVAWISPNEHDNAGYAANQALTTDGKLWSWGYNAGSMLGGSTNNAAMDPVLMTGGLSSTDKILAVETGGHTNMVFKACSNTLGYIGHSANGSMGIVDSNNYATFQFSQTPSFNNLCSIELPPAAPVVRNLKMCSGNTATLNDALEDAVPTGYSVQWWTTPNRTAGTQVTNPAAAGPGTYYAFYIADAGTCTAVTGSPVVVSYYTASDPEFINCICFKDPIIAGNAPDTKIGITLLKRAGSSDTDNWPTVRKSGHIALESNTQGLVITRISKANLGIISIPQEGMMVYDTTDKCLKIYSDGAWKCFSTPACP; this is translated from the coding sequence ATGAAAAAATCACGATTTTTTAATCTTTTTGTTCCGATATTGCTGTTCTTTTCAGCATACCTTTCGGGGCAGAATATCACGCTATTGGGCAAAACTTCTGTTACCGCCAAAGGTAGTGGAGCTACAGGAAATCCGGTTGCCCTCAACTGGAATATTCCGGCAGGAAAAAATAGAGTAATGATTATTACCTATTGGTTTGAACGCGATCACAGGGCAGGAGCAGATGGAAGTAATTATCCATCCGGAAATTCAGGATTTGATTATATTCCTCCAACAATAGGCGGAGTTTCCATGGCAGGAAAAAATGCCACTCTGACTTACTTCAGAAATGATGCAGTGACGGCAACAGCAGCAAACGCCCATTTTTCAACGATTATGCATCGTTATGTTTTTACGGAAACACAGGGATTACCAACAGGAATTACTGCCATAGCATTTCCTGATATCAATACTCCCAAAAATGCAGGAGATGAAGTTGCAGTTCATATTGAGGTTTACGGAAATGTAAGTGATGCTAATACTTATACGGCAACCGGAGGAAACTTTTGGGGCTCCGGAAATACAAATACCACAACCTATTCTTATTCAGGAATTCCCACAGCTACCCAGACAGGAAGAAGTAATTCTGATATCATGTATCTGGCTTTTGCAGGAATGACAAAAGATGAAACTTATACGGTATCTCCATCTTCATGGATTAATACAACTGATGTAAGTGTAACCAATACAGAGGGTAATGGCGGGTTTACAGCAACCAATGCACCGCAAAACGAACCGGATGGGATAAGATCATCTACGTGGTATTTCACAGGAAGTACAGCCGCTCCGTCAATGACCCTAACAAGGGCTTCCAATAACAGGATTGCCACCGTACGTCTCAATTTTTTATCACTCTTACCTCTTGCAAAGCCATCTGTAACCGGAACCGTTTACAAAGATACGGATGGATATACCAATATCAACGGTACAGTAACCAATGCCGGAGGATTATATGTAAATGCGGTAGGATCAGACGGAAGATTGGTGTACTCTGCATCAGTAAATACTTCTGGAGTATTTACGATTCCTGCAGGGTATGTTACTGAAGGAAGTACATATACTCTACAACTCAGTAAAAATACAGGAACAATAGGAGCGGTTGCTCCTCTTCAGGAACTTCCGGAAGGATGGCTGACAGTAGGAGAGGCCACTTCTTCTACCGGAAACGACGGAACACCGGACGGAAGGATTGTTCTTTCTGTAGGCTATAATGCAATCACCGGACTTCGTTATGGTATTAACGATGCTGCAGTGTGTTTTTCTTCTTCGTCCTATAGTAATTCAGGATGGAAAGCGGTTGTTTATGATGCTCCGGCAGGAATTGACGGCTGGACACAGGTTTCTGGTTCCAACAGTTTCCCGACATCAAGCTATGCACAGATCGCTACATTCGATTATAATGTAAATGCTAATACCAATAATGCTTTTACAGTTAATTTTCAGACAGGTACCATTGGTCTTACCCCTTCCAATCCACAGATTTCTAACTATGTGGGAACAAGGATTCCTTACAGTACTAATGAAGACTATGCTGTAATTTTCAATAAAACCATTAAAAGCGGTGAAGAAGGACTTTACAAATTTGACCTGACCTACGGTGATGATCATATTTTTATCTATAAAAATGGGGTAAAGATCAATCAGCAGAAGGATGCTTTCAATGTAGTGCCCGTGAATAATTTTGCTACTTTAAGACTGAATATTGGTGACGTGATATCTATTCTGATGGTTGAGGAGTGGGTGTATAATACAGCTGTGACTATGGCTGCAACACGTTTTACTGTTCCTCCGGTTCAGAATATCAGCAATATCTGCCCTGATAATTTTGTGAATCTGAATACCGCTTTTACAGGAACGGTTCCTTCAGGGGGAGCTCTGGTATGGTTTACCAACAGCAGCCATGCAGGAACTCCTTTGAACAGTGCTCAAGTACAATATGCGGGTGCCGGTACTTACTATGCATTTTATTATAATAGCAGTACGGGTTGTTACAGCCTTGCTTCCAATCCAGTAACAGTAACGATAAACAGTTGTCCGGTGGTGAATAATTGTATTACAGGGGATTGTAATTCCAATACATTCCTGAATACGTCTAATCCTGATACCATTGAATATGACAACTTTATTTCAGGTTTCCATTCAAGTACCATTAAAAAAGCAGACGGGACCTATATGATCTGGGGACAGAATGCACAGCCGGGGTCTGCAGGAGGAAATATCACTTCACCGCTTGCAATAAACCCTGTAAATGGGTTTAATTATACCGGGAAGATTTTGAAAACAACTATCGGAACAAAAGGCGTTTCCGGCAGTGATGCAGATCAATACGCTTTGTTGTCCGAAGATGGATTATATGTTTGGGGAGGTCCGAATGTACTGGTCAACAGTGCGGTTAAAAGTGACCGTATTTTCGGAAAGATTACCAATGCAACAGTTGGTAATGCCAATACTTACGGGCTTCCGTCAGGGGTCACTCCTACAGATGTCAAGATGCTTTTTGGTTCTTATGCTACATTAGCTATTACAACCTGTACAGGAGAAGCTTATGTTTTATCATGGACAGGAGCGAAAAACGGAGACGGTACCGATGATACTGGGGCAAATTCCAGCAGCTGGCACAGAGTCATGCTGAACTCTTCAACTACCCTTAACGGTGTCGTAGCCATGAGAGGAACAAGAACGGCAATGATGGCTTTAACCCGCAGTGGAAAGCTCTATACCTGGGGCTCCAAATCCTATTTAGGAAACGGAACCGATAAAGCAGATAGAGTATATGCAACAGAAATGACTTTACCATCAGGAGTGATTCCTAAAATGATTGGAATGACCCTGTATAAGAATACTCCAACAGATAATTCCTCTACTGTATTAGAAAATTCATACTACCTGCTAAGTACGGCAGGAAAGCTGTACAGCTTAGGGAATAACACCTACAAACAGCTGGGAACTTTTGATGCTGTTGAAAAGAAAAGCTGGGTCAGTGTAAAATCAACCAGTGCTTCTGTTGACCTGGCCAATGTAGCCTGGATAAGCCCTAATGAACATGACAATGCAGGATATGCAGCCAATCAGGCTCTTACGACAGATGGGAAACTTTGGTCGTGGGGATATAATGCAGGATCTATGTTAGGAGGCAGTACCAATAATGCTGCTATGGATCCTGTGTTAATGACTGGCGGACTAAGCAGCACAGATAAAATCCTTGCTGTGGAAACCGGAGGGCATACCAATATGGTTTTCAAAGCCTGCTCAAATACACTTGGATATATAGGGCATAGTGCAAACGGAAGTATGGGAATTGTTGACTCCAATAATTATGCAACTTTCCAGTTCAGCCAGACCCCGTCATTCAACAATTTATGCAGTATTGAACTTCCACCTGCCGCTCCTGTGGTCAGAAATCTGAAAATGTGTTCCGGAAACACAGCTACTCTTAATGACGCTTTGGAAGATGCTGTGCCAACAGGTTATTCAGTACAGTGGTGGACAACTCCTAACCGTACGGCGGGTACCCAGGTGACTAATCCTGCCGCTGCCGGGCCGGGTACTTATTATGCCTTTTATATTGCTGATGCAGGTACATGTACAGCCGTTACAGGATCTCCGGTAGTTGTGTCCTATTATACAGCATCTGATCCTGAATTCATCAACTGTATCTGTTTTAAAGATCCGATTATAGCAGGTAATGCACCGGATACCAAGATAGGAATTACTTTACTTAAAAGAGCCGGAAGTTCAGATACAGATAACTGGCCTACGGTAAGAAAATCCGGGCATATTGCTCTGGAATCCAATACTCAGGGGCTGGTGATTACCCGGATTTCTAAAGCCAATTTAGGAATTATCAGTATTCCACAGGAAGGAATGATGGTTTACGATACCACAGATAAATGTCTGAAAATATATTCAGACGGGGCCTGGAAATGTTTCAGTACACCGGCTTGTCCGTAA
- a CDS encoding transcriptional regulator, which yields MIEKKIFYIFLLIPVLLFSQTPQKKIPEIEQLLDSSYIKTMEFDVQTGIFYAKKALDISKKKNYSRGIAIGNFRIGQCLTELNTYKQGLEYLDKAQQENKNLNDTSLNFEIRRVRARIYASSKLYTNAVAENKKALAIIPEMKRSEEDKNLARALIYENLANTYGFMKKQDSVYFYLNSGMKVLRKLDVKKSMISIINNYTRLADYYLSIDKAEEAEYFLVKAVNFAKANGYPFLSFTFRTYGDLMLYHKKNDSALFYYNKALQISEQTKLKSELPAIYLKIANVSQLLGNTVSEEKYRLKSFELTDSLRSEALAASNMAVNSILSDQREEFVKENKKHQSYLIMIISITLLLFIGLWMLYKKKAKKLSTYKKVSTQKEQMLIQQKEEIAMRYEEDTRKLEQKVNESFDEVLFLAKNNSPEFFTRFQEVYPEVIRALLARDSKLRVSELALCAYFFLGFTTKDVALYTFKSINTVRNRRQNLRTKLQIPADEDLELWFKNLSKNQFQ from the coding sequence ATGATAGAAAAAAAGATATTCTATATATTTTTATTAATTCCCGTTCTTTTATTTTCCCAGACACCCCAAAAAAAAATTCCTGAAATTGAGCAGCTGCTGGATTCTTCCTATATCAAAACAATGGAATTCGATGTGCAGACCGGAATATTTTATGCTAAAAAAGCACTCGATATCAGCAAAAAGAAAAACTATTCAAGAGGTATTGCAATAGGGAATTTTCGTATTGGCCAGTGTTTAACAGAGCTTAATACCTATAAACAGGGGCTGGAATACCTGGATAAAGCCCAGCAGGAAAACAAAAATCTTAACGATACCAGTCTGAATTTTGAAATAAGAAGAGTACGTGCCCGTATTTACGCCTCTTCCAAGCTGTATACCAATGCGGTTGCAGAGAATAAGAAAGCACTTGCTATCATCCCGGAAATGAAAAGGTCCGAAGAAGATAAAAATTTAGCCAGAGCTTTAATTTATGAAAATCTGGCCAACACCTATGGTTTCATGAAAAAGCAGGATTCGGTGTATTTTTATCTGAATAGTGGCATGAAGGTGCTCAGAAAGCTGGATGTGAAGAAAAGCATGATCAGTATTATTAATAACTATACCAGACTGGCAGATTACTATCTGTCCATTGATAAAGCAGAGGAAGCGGAATACTTTCTGGTAAAAGCGGTGAACTTTGCTAAAGCAAACGGATATCCTTTTCTTTCTTTTACCTTCAGAACATATGGCGATTTGATGCTGTATCATAAGAAAAACGATTCTGCCTTGTTTTACTATAACAAAGCTTTACAAATTTCTGAGCAAACCAAACTGAAAAGCGAACTTCCGGCGATCTACCTGAAAATAGCCAATGTGAGCCAGCTTCTGGGAAATACGGTTTCGGAAGAAAAATACAGACTGAAATCATTCGAGCTGACAGACAGCCTGAGATCTGAGGCACTGGCAGCCTCAAATATGGCTGTTAATTCAATTCTTTCAGATCAGCGGGAAGAATTTGTGAAGGAAAATAAAAAACATCAGTCCTATCTCATCATGATCATAAGCATTACCCTATTACTGTTTATTGGCTTATGGATGCTTTACAAGAAAAAGGCTAAAAAATTAAGCACCTATAAAAAGGTCTCAACCCAGAAAGAACAAATGCTTATTCAGCAGAAAGAAGAAATCGCAATGCGATATGAAGAAGACACCCGAAAGCTTGAACAGAAAGTAAATGAGTCTTTTGATGAGGTATTGTTTCTGGCCAAAAATAACAGCCCTGAATTTTTTACCCGCTTTCAGGAAGTTTATCCTGAAGTGATAAGGGCGCTGTTGGCAAGGGATTCTAAGCTCAGGGTTTCGGAACTGGCATTATGCGCCTATTTTTTCTTAGGATTTACAACAAAGGATGTGGCGTTATATACTTTCAAATCGATCAATACCGTGCGGAACAGAAGGCAGAATCTCCGTACGAAATTGCAAATTCCAGCTGATGAAGATCTTGAACTATGGTTTAAAAACCTTTCTAAAAATCAATTTCAATAA
- a CDS encoding helix-turn-helix domain-containing protein, whose amino-acid sequence MEKKKPDYKRLYSDIIDQKYPEKKFECRKILEKGELSVLDIVSINRKIFGISDEETQTANQKYRSYKKSDIVQILDYQKKHNFNNSQLARHFKMSRNTIAKWRKLFVI is encoded by the coding sequence ATGGAGAAAAAAAAACCGGACTATAAACGTCTGTATTCGGATATTATTGATCAGAAATATCCCGAAAAGAAATTCGAATGCCGGAAAATATTGGAAAAAGGGGAACTATCTGTTTTGGATATTGTTAGCATCAACCGTAAAATCTTTGGTATCTCAGATGAAGAAACCCAGACTGCCAATCAAAAATATCGTTCCTATAAAAAATCCGACATTGTCCAGATTCTGGATTATCAGAAAAAGCACAACTTTAATAACAGCCAGCTTGCCCGCCATTTCAAAATGAGCCGGAATACAATTGCCAAATGGAGGAAACTGTTTGTGATCTAA